The Mycosarcoma maydis chromosome 12, whole genome shotgun sequence nucleotide sequence TCTCAAGGATTGTATGACCAACACACAACCAGCTCAGCATCATGTCTTTTGAAGTGACACTGTCCTCTGCCGCTGAGCAGATCTTTGCGCTCCTCCTGAAGCCCATCTCACTCATTCGCGCCTACCCCATCACATCTTTCTTGGcctcgctcgtccttgttccactcttcctcgtcctctccGCCGCACTCTTCTTTTTCGGCATTGCAACATGGCGCTATATCTCTCTGCACATACTTGGCACAGACATGTACTCTCACATCCCGCGTCCCGCACGAACCGACCGCTACCCGCTGCTTACTGGCCATCTCGGATACATTCGCAAGAGCCCGCCCGTCGAAGGACATCTTACCTTTCATCGCGAACTCAACACCAAGGTCTACGTCTATCGCGGCTTGTTCTACTCTCCCCGACTCATGATCTCCGATGCTAAAGCGATGCTTCACATGCTGAGTGCTGCTAACTCGTACAACTACGAAAAACCTGCTTCGACACGGTTGGTGTTGAAAAACTTTCTGGGCGAAGGAGTTCTGGTTGCCGAGGGCGATGTGCATAAGAGGCAGCGCAAGATCTTGCAGCCGGCGTTCAGTGTGGGAGCTATCCGAGAGTTGAACCCGATCTTTATGCGGTATTCGAGGGACCTTGTCGAAAAGATTGGTCAGATGGTCGATCGATCCAACTCGAACGCCAAAGAAGGGGGTGTGGATGGTGTTACGAGGCCATTTGTTGCTCAGTCGAGTTATGCGATGAAGGCGAGCAAACCAGGCGAACCGGTCATCGATATCGGCTGGTGGTGTATCCGTGCAGCTCTCGACATCATCGGCGATGCCGGCTTTGGCTATCATTTCGAAGCTCTCAAGGTAGACGTTGATCCTTCCATCGTGGTCAGACGAGCcggtgacgagctcggtgaTGCTTTCAACACGCTGTTCAAGTTGtcgctcaagatcgacatTGTTCGCTTTCTGCAACTGTACCTGTCGAATTTCAAGTGGCTGAAATGGGTCAACTCGATCCCTAACAAGCGCAAGTGGGCAACTGATTCAGCCTATGGCGAACTGGAAAAGGTGTCGATGCAAATCGTTGATCGCAAAAAAGCCGAGATTCGAGGTGAGATGCaggacgagatcgaagcTAGAGGTAAGACCACGTCAAGCGATGCATTCACCAAggccgactttgacgagaaAGACTCGGTCTCCACGAACGGTTCTGCACCAGGCAAAGACCTTTTGCATCTCATGATGCGAGCCAACATGGCCGCCGATGTGTCACCCAAGGAGAAactcgacgatgccgaaCTCATCGGGCAGATTACTACACTGCTCATTGCGGGACACGAGACAACCTCGAACCAAACAGCCTGGACGCTCTGGTTGCTGGCACAACAATCTTCGGTCCAACAAAAGCTGCGAGACGAGATTCACGACCACTTTGGCCGCGGAATGGAACGCGATCCGGGATACGACGAGTTGATGTCCATGCCGTACCTCGATGCAGTATGCAAGGAATCTTTGCGTGTCAACTCTGCTGTTCCCAGCACGATTCGAGTGGCCAAAACTTCCGCCGACGTCCCTCTCTCCAAACCCTACCCTACACGAGACGGGCGTGGCACGTTCAATTCCATACACATCCCAGCAGGTCGAGAAGTCATCATCCCCATCACCCTCATCAATATCGACGACGAAATCTGGGGCCCTGACGCTGCCGAGTTTGTCCCTGAAAGATGGCTCGACCTACCCCCAGCTCCCCGCCAAAACGGCCTGCCCATGCACCTGATGAGCTTTATCTCCGGACCAAGAGGCTGCATCGGCAACAGATTCGCGCTAGCCGAATTCAAAGCTATGCTCTGTCATCTCGTCGGAAGCTTCCACTTCGAAACCGTTCAAGATTGGAAGGTCGAGGCTAAGCAAACCGCCGTGATCCGTAGCAGGGTTGTTGGCCAGGAAGACGTTGGTCCGCAAATGCccttgcgcatctcgagaATTCCAACTGTCTAGCATTTTCACACACTTGACGCAGCCTCAACAAATGCAAAACTAGCACAAAACGAGAACAAAAGCGATCAATACGAGAAAACATGTGTGGGGTATTCTGAGAATTGTCGGGCCAAGACAGGGAGCGTGAGACACATAAGACAGGGGAAAACACACCTACAACAGACACGAATCAGAATATGTCGTGGAAAACGAGGCGCGACATGCTGGTAAAACCGGACGAGAAGGAAGAACTTTTGCAATCAACAGCCGCTAGAACCCTACTTGCTGCCGCTGACGGCCGCGTCAACCTTCGCCTCTACCTTCTGCGTAGTCTCAGAGGGAGGGCTAATGATGGCCTTCTGAAGAGCAGGCAGCGACTGCTCTCGGACAAATTTGATCACGTTGAGGAAACGAGTGCTTGCGGGCAGCTCGGGGTTACGAGCCTCCTTGCTGAGACGCTCGTACGTCTCGGTGAAGGTCTCGATGACAGGTCCGACACGCTTGCGGCTCTCGGCGGGCAAGCTGTGCGCAAAGCTGCGaacgcgctcgagctcggcaaagatggcaTTCGACAGACCTTGAGCCTTCTCGGTCGCCTGCTCACCCTCCTGTTTGCTGCGCGAAGAGATGGTCTCGAGAGTCTTGGCGAGATTAGCCTGTAGTTCCTTGACAATGTCGGTCGCGCGCTGAAGGACAGCGTTCTGGTTCTTGATCTCATCAAACTTGGAGGAGGCTGTGTCGTAGGCAGGGACGATGTGCGAATCGTAGGCAGACTTGGCGGGAGTGTACAGACGCTCTCCGTACGCCTTTTGAACGGCGGCAGCGTAAGCCTGGACGAAGCTTCGTGCGTGGTCAGCTGGAAGCTTGGCTACATCGATGAGCTCCTGTGTGTTTGCTTGGAAGGGGTAGCTCCACTTGCTCTCGGCAAAGTTGAGCGACTTGacagcgagcgagtcgacgTAAGCAAGCTGTGGGTGGATGCGGTTGGTAATGGGCTCGGCAGCTTTGAGCGACGAGTTGATGAGATTTTCACCGTAGCCGTACGTAgtggcgagaagcgagtGCGATTTGATGGTCGACTGAGCAAACGAGAGCGAGTCAGAAACCAGAGGCACGGAAGCAATCTTCTTGAGAGCCTCACTGTGGTCAAAGGCGACCTTAGAAGGCGACGAAGAAATGCCGTTGGTAGCGGGCGAAGATTGTGTGGCAGCGGACATTGTGGGCACGGATCGTGTGTCGATGAGACAAGGCGATTGGGGTatgtgatggtggtgtgAGGGGAGGGGATCAACGAACGACGACTAAGAAAGCAATCCCTAGTGAGCGAGGGTAAAAGATTCACTGTTGGGAAATGATGAGTTTGATAAGCGATCAGAAGCAGATCTTTATATTCTCAGACTACAAAGCAAGGGCTCTTCTGGGCGGAAGGGAACAGTTGAAAGACCAAATCTGTGAATGGCGATGTGCTGCCAATTGCGATAAGGGCGCGACGAGTGTGGCGCAAACTGAAGGGTGCAACGCACGGagcctgcagcagcgtgcagcgtTCAACAGCGGCGTGAAAAGGCGCGTTGAAAATGCAAGCGTCGGAATCCTCTccgacaatcacgaatcacgaatcgtgattcacgattgagattactcacgactcagcCAAAGGCTGTGCGGTGTGCTGCTTGgatagtcacgagtcgtgtTCAAGGCTTTACATAGCTCGGCCAGTGCGCAGCTGTGGATTTCATGTAGACGCCACGCTTCGGCAGCAATTACGCTTGCACTCTTCACTCCTCTCTCTTTCGCCGTGAACTGGCGCGACAAGGAAAAGTTTTTTTTTCTGTCTGAAGCAATCACGCGCTCGCTCTTGAGCCTAGAAGGTGGGGAGACCCGCAAAGCTTGAGAGTTGACCGCGGATTCTCCATGCTAGCGAATCGCACAGAACCAATGGGAAACAGATCGGACAGAGTTTCGAGGGGTTGACCGGGCTGCGCAGGAGCATAGATGGGCTGGGAAAAAGCGAAAGGCGTGCGTGCATTCATGACGAAATTTTGTTGCGGTGCTTTCAGAATCATCTTTTGGTTCATTCACGCCGACTGTTGCGCAAGAACGCGAATGGCAGCACCAAGCCGCAGAGTGGCGCGAAAAGATCGCCGATGTCTGATTGAAAACCGAAGAAACGTGGGTTGAAAGCCAAGCGCGAGGACGCGCTTGCGTGCAAAAGGTGTGCGATTGTGCGTGGGTGTGTAGGAGAAGATTGCCACTGTTCAGAATAATCTTGGATTTTGTGTTGAAAGCGGTCGAAGAGAGTTTGAAAGCAGGCAGAGTTCCGCCAATAGACGAGATGTTCGGTTCGGTGATTTTGGTCTCCCCTTCaagtgcagctgcacacGAACACAGACACCACTCGGCTGTACACAGAATCTGGAAAGTGCTAAGCGTGGACATCTATGTAAGCTATTAATAATATTTTATATCAAATCTGATCATTCGTGAAATTTTGAACTCTTCTTACGTATGtacactcacaactgtaTCTAACTTAACTAGTTACTCTCTACTGACGTTATAGATTGGAATCGCCATGCGCCGCTGACGCCCAGAAGCAACCAAAATAGAGTTTCTTCTCGTCACCCGCTTATAGAAAGTTTCACCAAATTATTCTTGGTGCCGTTGAAAGGGTCGTGGGTGTTCGCTTTCGACTTTTCAACAATTCGCCACATCTACATGATTCGATGGGAGACGCCAAAGACACAGCTAAGCGCCCAGATGTAGCGGTGCTCCGTCGAACTCTGTGGTGTGAAAAGAAGCAGTGAAAAGCCAACAACTGCGTGGGTGCATCGTGTGCATCAACCACCCTGCACACCAAATTTTAGCTAAATCACCAACTGAACGTGAAAGAGGGCTGAACGTACGTCTGGCGGATGAAATCTTGTTTTGCTGCGGCGCGTCCTGCGCGTCTTTCTGGTGAACAACAAATTAGACTGCCGGTGCCTTGTGCACTGGCACTTTATCATAAGCCTTCTGATTCTTTCGTGATACCCACATGGAGCAATATGTGTTCGCGATGCACAAACCCGAGGGTCAAGACTTTTTCTTCCTGCTTTCCAATTCTCGTTCGGCAAAGTCCGGCATGAGGTTAGGGTGAGAAGATGATCGTTCTTCTGCAACATCGTATGTATGAAGCCTCTTTGTGATTGAGCCTGCTTTGATTTGAGCAGGCACGCAACGTACCCGATTCGTGGCAAGTGCGCAGTGAACTACTCGATGGCTTATGTAGGCATGCTCAACAATCTGGGACAATGCGGACCAGGACTGATGAGATCGTCTTGAAAACGCGGCTCGCTGACGGTGACAAAGAGATATCGCCGATCAGCAATAGCCGCTCCTGCTCAGTCAGACGTTGCAGGAAAGGCCAAGTCGTTATCAGTCTCGGATCTATCAGCTGCCGAACAGCTCGTGGAATGTGGAATTTCAAAAGTTCCTTGCAATTGCAACACGCTCAGGATTTCAAGAGACCTCGGGtgtctcgacgctgcttgaAGCTGCACTCATGAACCAGTAAGGTATAAACATTCTTGCTGGCGAtcagcttgctcgtctttggTGCGGCAAGCGGTTGCGGCTCATGTTCTGTCACCATAGCTCTGAGGCTCGAATTCTAGGCAGGCACGCAGAATTCCGCGTTCATGTACTGCCGATTTGGTTGCACTGAAACTCTGACCTCAGACTACCAAAACTTGATAGCACGTGGTTCCAATCATGATCGTCTGGTTGGCAACGTTTTCCGTGAGATCTAACGTCTCGGAGAACGTCATTCATTTCGGTAACCATCCGCAGCTGTTTCACGTGTCAGTTAGGCGTCCCTCAGAGATGCTCAATATGTCGTGCCAACTTGTGACCTGATCGTCCCGATTCTACGGACACTGTCCAACACAAGGTCGATCCGTCCAAACAATATGATTCCGCGCTTCACGTCTCTGATGCTTGCATGTCTGGACTACATAAGGCTGCTTCTGGCCCCGATCTGCGTGCTCGCCTCACCATCCGGGAAATTTCCATCTCTATCGCCTGCAAAAGTCCTGTAGATACCTCGCAacctttgctgctcttccagtGGCACACTGGGGCGTGTGCTCTTGATCGAAGTTTCTAGATGCGCTTCGGTGACcagcgtcttgctcttctttgTCTTTTGCTCCGTGCCATTGTCGGTGTGAACGCCGTTAGGCGCAGCAGAAGTGAGGTGAGCAGGGAGAATGCGTCCAACCTTGGTCGTTGGCTGTTGACAATTCTTGAGcaccagctcaagcttcCGTGCCAACGCCTGCCTCTCTGCCCCGCTCAATGTCTTCTTGGCCCCACCAATAGTGGTAAATTTGACCGCACCATCCGAATCGTCTTTGTCCTGCTTTCCCTCTCCATCTTTCTCTTCGACCGCAGCGAtggattcgtgaatcgccTCCAAGTGAGCGTTGTACAGCAATGCCTGCAGATCGGCTCCTGAGAAGCCCTCGGTCCTCGTGGCCCACTTGTCCAAGTCCACGTCAGGATGCAAATGCACCTTTCTCGCAATGGCCTTCATAATATCCACGCGATCCTCCAACCCGGGCATATCGCACAGCAGCGACTTGTCCAAACGACCTGGCCTCAAGAGCGCTGAATCGATCAAATCCGGTCGACTGgtggcagcaagcacgTACACGCCATCCAATCCTTCCGCACCGTCCATCTGTGTCAGCATCTGGTTGACCACGCGATCCGTCACGCCCGTACTGTCGTGACCACGCTTCGgcgcgatcgagtcgaACTCGTCGAAGAACAGCACGCACGGCTTggctgcttgtgctcgatCGAATAGATCGCGGACAGATTTTTCGGATGCTCCGATGTACTTGTTGAGGATTTCGGGTCCTTTGACGCTGATAAAGTTGAGTCCACATTCCTTGGCGACGGCTGAAGCGAGCAGCGTCTTACCGCATCCTGGGTAACCATACAACAACAGACCGGAACGAAGTCGCAACGGACACGAGGCGAAAATTGCTGCGTATTTTGTGGGCCATTCGAGTGTCTCGCGAAGCACACGGCGCGTTTCGACCAGCCCACCAATGTCGGACCATGCGACAGAAGACTTTTCCAGCTTGACGTCTCGCAGTGATAGCGGGGTGAATCCATCCTGTGCTTGCGTAAAGTCGTCCATGGTGATCGATAGCGCCTCTCCTGCCTCTGCGGAAGAGCTGACAATACCATTCGCAGCCCCGTGTTGCTTTGCATCTTCAGCAAGCCCGTTGACTGCAGGAAGCGCTCGAGTTGCTTCACGACCCTGCTCTGCACTGCGAATAGCTGCCTGATGCGTCGCCCTCTCGACAAGGTCGCGCAAGTCGGCTGGCAAGTACCCTTCTGTCTGCGTCGCCAAAGTGACAAAATTGAGATCCGAGACCGCGTGCTCCCCTTGCTTGTTTGCgttcttgagcttcttgcccaCCAGGTGAGACAGGATCTCTCTTCTGCCATCTTTGCCCGGTGGCTTGAGCTGCAAGTTATCCAACCACAGGTGACTCGAGTTCAACAAGCTGTGGACGCTGGTACTGCCCTGTGCAGTGGCAACTACAAACACAGCAAAATCCTTGACGCAGTCCCTAACCCTTGCAACAAAGGCTTCGGCCAGCTGGCGGGATCGCTGCGAATCGACAtgctccatctcggcgGGGATGATACGATCAATgttgtcgaggatgagcaggCTGGGTGCTTTCCAGGCTGCATCGTTGAGCCATTCGGTGAAGCGAGCGCGCAGTACAGGCACGCGTTCCTCGCTGTAAGGCGAACAGTCGAAGTAGGAGGTGGCGAGACACAGGCGATAGTCGGACGAGAGATTGGCAGCAAGTTGCTTGGCGACCACAGTTTTTCCAGCACCAGGACCTCCGGAGAgaagcaagctcgacgagcctTGGAATGGTCTGGCTTCAGCAGAGGAGCCAGCTACTGCCTCAAGAGCACGTGAACGAaagcaggtcgagatgaCATCTTGTGCATCGCTGAGGATGCGGTCGACACCTGCTAGATCGGATCCGTTTTCTTCGTTTGCTTCCAGGGACGAAGAAGGCGTGTTGGGCTGTGCTGCCACCTTGGCCGGCACTGACTTGGCGAATCCGGGTGGTGGAGGACCGAAGCGGACAAGATCGTAGTCCTGAATACCAAGCTGTTCGCGCAGACCTGCGCCAACTAGTACGTGTCGTTCTGGCCATGCTGCATCCGTTGGCACTCTGGCACCTGGTAGATCGTCGGCATTGACGAACCTCGCACTTGCTGTTGGCCTCACAGGCATCGTGTTTGAAGTACTGGCTGTATCTTTGTCGCCGTCATCGTATCCATTTGTGGTTGTTGCTACAGAGCTCTTGTCTCTACCTGCATTCGACATCTCCTGAGCACTGTTGTTAGTCGGACACGAGACTTTGGTGACGGAGAGGCGAGTATCCGGATAAACTATTCGCAGCTGTGAATAGCCGACAGCTGAACTTGGTGGTACAGCGACGCTTGTAGACAAGCTGTCGAGGTGGAGTCCCTGGGCAAAGCGTTGAGGTAAGACACGCCAGAGCAGCTTAGGGAGCGTCTGCCGAAGAGCTTGCACCTCACTTTCGGCTCCGGCTCCGTTTAGGGCTGGCCTGCTGGTTGGTTGCAAGGAGTGTTCCTCCTCCAACGATGGGTCTACGGCCTTGTTTCGCAATCTTGGAGCAATTATGACTTCAGTATCAGTTGAAAGGCGAACGGCGATGGCGGCGGCAACAGCCTCTGTGTCCTCGTTGTCcggctcagcagcgtctACCGCAGTGGTGGTTGGGGTGGTCGAGTCGACGCGGAAGCGAACAAGCGTGTTTGCACCCCTGCCAACATGAACAGTGATGACCTGGTTGGTGGTAGCTGCACGCACTTGGCCGAGCATGTTGAGTTCCACTTCTTCGGCATGCAAGCTGAGGATCTCCCAGTCGTCGGCAGACAGCGGCGTCACGTCAAtcttgatggcggtggGAAGAGGCGGAGAGCGGAGGAGACGCACCGAGCACGTGGCGCCGTCTGGCAAAGGTGGATGGAACGACGCTGcgagagagggagagatGTTGAGAACATCGGATGCGGAAAACTTGCCGTTGGCGGATGAAGCGGGGTTCTGCGAGAGAGAGTTCGCTACCGAAAGCGGTGCTGCGCTCATGCCTGACCATCCTGCATAGTACGGAAGGGCATTCTGGCTCGAAGATGGTGTGGGATGAATCTCGACAACGAGCGACTGTGGTGGGACGGCAAGGTCGACCAGTGGTGCATAGAGGCACATGGGTAGATGGACTAGCGACGACTTGAGGGTGGTATCATATTGAACCGTGACAATCGTCGACTTGGCCGATCGACCTTTTGACTTGGACGAGCGCGACATGGCCGTGGTAATCAAGACAAGCGCTGCGTGAGTATCTGCGATGCTGGAAGGTGAGAAAGTagaagaagaagatcaAACACGTTTGCAATATGTTCAGGCCGCGGGAGTGTGTAAGAGTTGAGCCTAGTGCATGATTTTGAGCAAAGGAATGGAGCTCGAGTTGTGTGAGGCCAAGAAAGTCTCTGGTGCCAAACTGCAGAGAGGTATTCGGCTTGATACGTCTACAAAGGTGAGATCGAAGCAGgttgaggaggaggaagaaagGTGGACTGAGCGTCGGAAAGTGTGAGTTGGACGGACAAGGGACCCCGCATTTGAGAATAGCGAAATGCTCTGGGAGGTTCTGTTTCTGGCAGAGTGATGACCGATGAGACCGGCAGGAAAGCTGCTTTACCAACCGGCCGCTGTATCCGAACAGCgatgaatcgtgaattccaATCGCGaagtgaatcgtgaatcgtgaatctgtgaatctgtgaatcacgaattggtCTCAGTCGCGGCAGACCAATGATGATTGCGATGTTTGCTTTGCGTTTGTCTGTCACATTGAGCTGTAAGACCGGAAAGTGATTTCTAACCAAGCAAGATACAGAGATACACGCCGCGCCAGgcaagcgagacgagagcTACGAGTTTGAaagccactcgtgactggcgcCTCTCGTGCTGTGTGCCTCCTTCTTgagtcacgattcgcgGGCGGCTGCATTTCCAAGTGTTAGAGCCTGCAACCCATCGTGATTAACGTGATTAAACCCCGATCGAATTAAGTCATGAGTCGGATCGGCATAAGAGTTTGGATGTGCAGTTTTTTCTGGTCGAACAGGCAGAAATTGCTCGCACGTCGCTgccaactcacgactcgtgactgactgaGTGACTTAGCCAAGTCAGAGTCACTGAGTTTACAGTCGTCGTGAGTTgaacaagtcgtgagttcacaatcacgaatcgtgaatcacagaatgtAAAATGGTGAATAACCAGTTGTGAGTCCGTGAGAGCACCTCAGCTGTGCTTAAAGTGattactcgtgactgggcGGCGTAGTCTTGAGTTTTGTGAGCGTTTCatttgattcgtgattgattctTCATGTTTCGTACTCTCACGTCTCAGACTAACTGGATCAATTTTCGGTGTGCTTTGATCTTTTCTTCTCAGGTCAAGGAGCCTACGAAAGTATCGGCAAACTTTGAAAactcagtcacgagtggccAAGACAACCTACCTGCTCACTCTGGCTCAACagatattcgtgattggccGTCGCATCTTGTGCACatctccaccatcaccgtACATCACTAGCCATCAACCAGCAACGCTGTCTGCTGTTTATTGTCTTTCAGCAGCAATCtttgccagcagcaccgctcAGAACACGGTTGCATCAGCCATCTACTTTTCTCGGTCTCACTCGGCAATCGATTCTAGCATCTCGATTCTTGCCACTACTTAACTCCTCTCACATACACAATGGCTAACGCACAAGACGCCGCAGAGGCCAACATCCAGATCTGgaagatcaagaagctcgtcaagcagctcgatgctgctcgcgGTGCTGGTACCTCGATGATTTCGCTCATCCTTCCACCAAGGTCTCAGATCTCCCAAGCTTCCAACATGCTTACCCAAGAGTACGGTACCGCTTCCAACATCAAATCGCGTGTCAACCGTCTCTCGGTGCTTGCCGCCATCACCTCCACACAGCAGCGTCTAAAGCTCTACAACAGAGTTCCCGACAACGGTCTCGTCGTATACTGTGGCACCATCCTCACCGACGAAGGCAAGGAGAAGAAAGTCAACTTTTCCTTCGAGCCTTTTAAGCCCATCAACACATCTCTTTACCTTTGCGACAACAAATTCCACACCGAAGCGCTAagcgagcttctcgaggCCGATGCCAAGTTTGGTTTCATCGTCATGGACGGTAACGGTTCGCTTTTCGGTACGCTTTCGGGTAACACCCGTACAGTTTTGCAGAAGCTCTCGGTAGACTTGCCAAAGAAGCACGGTCGTGGTGGTCAGTCAGCGCTTCGCTTCGCCCGTCTACGTGAGGAAGCGCGTCACAACTACGTTCGAAAGATTGCCGAGCTTTCCACCCAGCACTTTATCACCGACAACAAGTGCAACGTCGCCGGTCTCGTTCTTGCAGGTTCCGCTGATTTCAAGACCGAGCTCAGTCAGTCCGACATGTTCGACTACCGTCTTCAACCCAAAATTGTCAAGATTGTCGATGTCTCGTATGGTGGCGAGAATGGTTTCAATCAGGCTATCGAGCTGGCCGCCGAGACGCTGTCCAATGTCAAGTTCGTCCAGGAGAAGAGACTCATCCAAAAATACTTTGACGAAATCTCCATGGAGACAGGCAAGTACTGCTTCGGTCTGGAAGACACCTTCAAGGCCTTGGATCTTGGTGCCGTAGAGACTTTGATCGTTTGGGAGAATTTGGACGTCACACGCTATGTGCTCAAAGACAGTGACGGCAGCCAGCAGGTTTTGATGCTGACCAAGGAGCAGGAGAAGGATCGCAGCCGCTTCATGGATCGTGCCACTGGCGAGGCCATGGAACAAGTCGAAGAACCCATGCCACTTCTCGAATGGCTTGCAGAAAACTACCGTCAGTTCGGTACTAACCTCGAATTCGTCACTGATCGATCGCAAGAGGGTATGCAGTTCTGCAAAGGATTCGGTGGCATCGGTGGTATTCTGCGATACAAGGTCGCCTTCGAGGACATGGCCGTAttcgaggacgaggacgagttCATGAGcgacgactcggacgactAAGCGTGTTGCATGCATCAACGGATCACACACATTCTTGCCCCATCATGCTACGGTGACGATACCCTTTCCGCCTGTCTTGCTACTCCCGTTGCAtccgcatctgcatccgcgccagcaccagcatTTCGACCTCATTTCGatgcatctcgagcaaaAGCAGCGTCTCAGCAGGCAAACACACTCTGCGTTGCCTATTGGCATCCAAGAGCAGTGATTCTTCGCCCGTTCCTCTTCAACTTCGTATCCGCATTTATCGCTCGTTCTATGTCATCCACTCCGAGTCGCACACTCTGTCGCGAACTCTGATATTCAAGCAACTGCAGCGTTGTGTGCATTTTAGAGTGTGTTGATGATGTATCCGTGTGGTCAAGCATGCAATCTGGCCAAGAAAactttcgtgattcacattaTTGTCTAAGCAGACGTCTCATCGAGACGTTGGAATTTTGCTTGTAGCCAGTTCCTGTACATCTGCTTCCTCTCCTTACGGTTCACGATCAATCGACGATCAATAGCCATCTGTGTGGTTGCAAAGTCGTATCGTTTGGCTTGTTCCTTTTGCACTACTGCTGTCTCTATGCTTTCTTGAGCACTATCGCCGGCACCTTTCGAGGTAGGATTCAGGCTGTCCTCTTGGACTCGTGCATCGGTTTCTGTCgtggtgttggtggtggtgctttGTGGCTCAGCATTGAAAATACTGAAGAGCTGTTCAGGCTCGAAAAAGTAGACTCGCGTACCGTCACCTCTCAAGTAGAAGTTGTCCTCCAACATGCGTCGTTTCTTGAATCGCAGTTGAGGTAAATCGTATCTTCCGTAGTCTCTGAAGAGCACGACTCCGCCGGGTTTAAGCAAGGATTTAATGTTGCTTACAGCTTGAGACCACTCGTTTGGATGCAAGGCGGAAAACACAAAGATCAGAACGATGATGTCGACAGATCCGGGTTTCAGGGATGGAGGTAACTCGGTGGGGCTGGAAAGGTCCCATACGTCAGCGTGACAGGTGGCACCGCCAGGGGGCGAAGCGTAGAGCGGATTGGAACGGACTACCGTCACTGCTTCTCGAGAGTAATCGCATGCATGTACGACCAGCTTTTCGTTCTGGTTGATCTGGAGTAGTGGGAAGACCGTGTTGCCTGCACCACACCCTACCTCCAAGACAAGTTTTTTCCCAGCATCCGCATAGCTCGCTGCCACCAATTCGGGAAACTCCAAGTGCAACCATTTGCGATCTTTGAAGAACCGATTCTCGTGCGAAGAGTAAAACGTATCCCAAAACTTGGCCGGCGATGCATGGTAAGAAGATGCCTCCTCCAGCGTAAGTTTGGTCtcagcttgacgagcgagggTCGCTGCGACCTGGTCGTAGTACGACGCTGGTGGGGTGACGTGATCCCACGCATTGTGAGACCAAATATCCGAGTCGGTGGTCAAGAGGCGTGCTCCGAAGACGTCCGAGCCAGAGGCTTCGGGAAGCGAAGCCAGAATCGCCTCTGCTTCAGCGGCAGATTCTGGTCGCAGAGTTCGAGGTTGCATGATCGACGCTGATGATGAGGTTTTTTTCTTTAGTGATGAAGAGCAGCCGATTGACTGTGTGCTAGAGCTGTTGTAGGTAAGATCAAAA carries:
- a CDS encoding uncharacterized protein (related to ABP140 - actin binding protein and AdoMet-dependent tRNA methyltransferase); the protein is MSTEAFQAARIAVDDCHKNDPAYLARTRDHSSEHDATKIKMAKVDELTYADSMEYWASHLIGLRLETSEYQEFAALVSPSSTSDVKSIVRTGELLRIAARCQHLERFLTPRSSYPEGKAGYLKWRRDLYKIQADRAKQLLMQAGVDESSADWVHKWVSKTELHPGKPTGDLGTQLLEDAAVLVFLQDELELFAGQHEEYTEQKFVDIIKKTWRKLSELGKQEALKLSMPKGLEPIVLKGIAALEGGEQKSQEGSSTQSIGCSSSLKKKTSSSASIMQPRTLRPESAAEAEAILASLPEASGSDVFGARLLTTDSDIWSHNAWDHVTPPASYYDQVAATLARQAETKLTLEEASSYHASPAKFWDTFYSSHENRFFKDRKWLHLEFPELVAASYADAGKKLVLEVGCGAGNTVFPLLQINQNEKLVVHACDYSREAVTVVRSNPLYASPPGGATCHADVWDLSSPTELPPSLKPGSVDIIVLIFVFSALHPNEWSQAVSNIKSLLKPGGVVLFRDYGRYDLPQLRFKKRRMLEDNFYLRGDGTRVYFFEPEQLFSIFNAEPQSTTTNTTTETDARVQEDSLNPTSKGAGDSAQESIETAVVQKEQAKRYDFATTQMAIDRRLIVNRKERKQMYRNWLQAKFQRLDETSA
- a CDS encoding putative translation termination factor eRF1 yields the protein MANAQDAAEANIQIWKIKKLVKQLDAARGAGTSMISLILPPRSQISQASNMLTQEYGTASNIKSRVNRLSVLAAITSTQQRLKLYNRVPDNGLVVYCGTILTDEGKEKKVNFSFEPFKPINTSLYLCDNKFHTEALSELLEADAKFGFIVMDGNGSLFGTLSGNTRTVLQKLSVDLPKKHGRGGQSALRFARLREEARHNYVRKIAELSTQHFITDNKCNVAGLVLAGSADFKTELSQSDMFDYRLQPKIVKIVDVSYGGENGFNQAIELAAETLSNVKFVQEKRLIQKYFDEISMETGKYCFGLEDTFKALDLGAVETLIVWENLDVTRYVLKDSDGSQQVLMLTKEQEKDRSRFMDRATGEAMEQVEEPMPLLEWLAENYRQFGTNLEFVTDRSQEGMQFCKGFGGIGGILRYKVAFEDMAVFEDEDEFMSDDSDD